The Arachis hypogaea cultivar Tifrunner chromosome 19, arahy.Tifrunner.gnm2.J5K5, whole genome shotgun sequence genome has a window encoding:
- the LOC112777186 gene encoding dolichol-phosphate mannosyltransferase subunit 1 isoform X1 — protein sequence MDAQNKNQANKYSIIVPTYNERLNIGLIVYLIFKHLKDVDFEVIVVDDGSPDGTQDMVIQLQKVYGEDRILLRPRPKKLGLGTAYIHGMKHASGNFVVIMDADLSHHPKYLPKFISKQMETRADIVTGTRYVKGGGVHGWNLIRKLTSRGANVLAQTFLWPGVSDLTGSFRLYRKSVLEDIINCCVSKGYVFQMEMIVRASRKGYHIGEVPITFVDRVFGSSKLGGSEIVEYLKGLAYLLVTM from the exons ATGGATGCACAGAATAAGAATCAAGCAAACAAGTACAGTATAATTGTTCCTACGTATAATGAGCGGCTCAACATTGGTCTCATTGTTTACCTCATCTTCAAGCATCTCAA GGATGTTGATTTTGAAGTTATCGTTGTGGATGATGGGAGTCCGGATGGTACCCAGGATATGGTAATACAACTGCAGAAAGTTTATGGAGAAGATCGGATT CTGCTAAGACCGAGACCTAAGAAGCTGGGTTTAG GAACTGCTTATATTCACGGCATGAAGCATGCATCTGGAAATTTTGTTGTCATCATGGATGCTGATCTGTCACACCAT CCAAAATATTTGCCAAAATTCATCAG CAAGCAAATGGAAACTAGAGCAGATATAGTTACTGGTACTCGTTATGTTAAAGGTGGTGGTGTGCACGGATGGAATCTTATCCGCAAACTAACAAGCAGGGGAGCAAATGTTCTTGCTCAAACATTTTTATGGCCTGGTGTCTCAGATTTGACAGGATCATTTAG ACTTTATAGGAAGTCTGTGCTTGAAGACATCATTAATTGCTGCGTTAGTAAGGGATATGTCTTTCAAATGGAGATGATAGTCAGAGCATCCAGAAAAGGATATCATATTGGAGAG GTTCCAATCACATTTGTTGATAGAGTATTTGGAAGTTCAAAACTTGGTGGATCCGAGATTGTTGAATACCTGAAAGGCCTAGCATATCTTTTGGTGACAATGTAA
- the LOC112777186 gene encoding dolichol-phosphate mannosyltransferase subunit 1 isoform X2, protein MDAQNKNQANKYSIIVPTYNERLNIGLIVYLIFKHLKDVDFEVIVVDDGSPDGTQDMVIQLQKVYGEDRILLRPRPKKLGLGTAYIHGMKHASGNFVVIMDADLSHHPKYLPKFISKQMETRADIVTGTRYVKGGGVHGWNLIRKLTSRGANVLAQTFLWPGVSDLTGSFRLYRKSVLEDIINCCVSKGYVFQMEMIVRASRKGYHIGEVKKEENKKSVA, encoded by the exons ATGGATGCACAGAATAAGAATCAAGCAAACAAGTACAGTATAATTGTTCCTACGTATAATGAGCGGCTCAACATTGGTCTCATTGTTTACCTCATCTTCAAGCATCTCAA GGATGTTGATTTTGAAGTTATCGTTGTGGATGATGGGAGTCCGGATGGTACCCAGGATATGGTAATACAACTGCAGAAAGTTTATGGAGAAGATCGGATT CTGCTAAGACCGAGACCTAAGAAGCTGGGTTTAG GAACTGCTTATATTCACGGCATGAAGCATGCATCTGGAAATTTTGTTGTCATCATGGATGCTGATCTGTCACACCAT CCAAAATATTTGCCAAAATTCATCAG CAAGCAAATGGAAACTAGAGCAGATATAGTTACTGGTACTCGTTATGTTAAAGGTGGTGGTGTGCACGGATGGAATCTTATCCGCAAACTAACAAGCAGGGGAGCAAATGTTCTTGCTCAAACATTTTTATGGCCTGGTGTCTCAGATTTGACAGGATCATTTAG ACTTTATAGGAAGTCTGTGCTTGAAGACATCATTAATTGCTGCGTTAGTAAGGGATATGTCTTTCAAATGGAGATGATAGTCAGAGCATCCAGAAAAGGATATCATATTGGAGAG gtgaagaaagaagaaaataagaaaagcgtggcttaa